One Thalassotalea hakodatensis DNA segment encodes these proteins:
- a CDS encoding fumarate hydratase has translation MAIIKQQDMIDSIADALQYISYYHPLDFVQALEKAYHKEESQAAKDAIAQILINSRMSAHGKRPICQDTGIVTCFVNIGMEVQWDKTDMTIQQMVDEGTRRAYLNPDNPLRASIVADPAGARKNTKDNTPSVVHINMVAGNEVEVMIAAKGGGSENKTKMAMLNPSDSIADWVVKTLPTMGAGWCPPGMIGIGVGGTAEKAGVLAKESLMDPVNIQELIDRGPENAEEALRLEIYERVNKLGIGAQGLGGLTTVVDVKVNSVPTHAASKPVVMIPNCAATRHVHFHLDGNGPADLTPPKLEEWPEITWEVGENVRRVNVNGLTKADIAEWKTGETVLLSGKILTGRDAAHKKIQELLASGEGLPAGVDFTNKFIYYVGPVDAIGDEAVGPAGPTTATRMDKFTEMMLADTGLLGTIGKAERGPATVESIKQHKSVYLMAVGGAAYLVSKAIKKARVVAFEELGMEAIYEFDVEDMPVTVAVDSTGESAHVTGPAIWQAKIEELDDALTPKK, from the coding sequence ATGGCTATTATTAAACAACAAGATATGATCGACAGCATTGCTGATGCTTTGCAATATATCTCTTATTATCACCCATTAGATTTTGTTCAAGCATTAGAAAAGGCTTACCACAAAGAAGAAAGCCAAGCAGCTAAAGATGCTATTGCACAAATACTCATTAATTCGCGTATGTCAGCGCATGGTAAACGTCCTATTTGTCAAGATACGGGTATTGTTACTTGTTTTGTAAATATCGGTATGGAAGTGCAATGGGATAAAACCGATATGACCATTCAGCAAATGGTAGATGAAGGAACACGTCGTGCGTACTTGAACCCTGATAATCCTTTAAGGGCGTCAATTGTTGCTGACCCAGCAGGCGCTCGTAAGAACACTAAAGATAATACGCCATCTGTTGTTCATATTAACATGGTTGCTGGTAATGAAGTTGAAGTGATGATTGCAGCGAAAGGCGGCGGCAGTGAAAATAAAACTAAAATGGCTATGTTAAACCCAAGTGATTCTATCGCTGACTGGGTTGTTAAAACATTACCTACCATGGGAGCTGGCTGGTGTCCGCCTGGCATGATCGGTATTGGCGTGGGTGGAACAGCTGAGAAAGCTGGGGTACTTGCAAAAGAAAGTTTAATGGATCCCGTTAATATTCAAGAGTTAATTGATCGTGGGCCAGAAAATGCCGAAGAAGCATTACGTTTAGAAATTTACGAACGTGTCAATAAACTTGGTATTGGTGCTCAAGGCTTAGGCGGTTTAACAACGGTTGTTGATGTTAAGGTTAACTCAGTACCAACGCATGCTGCGTCTAAACCTGTGGTGATGATCCCAAATTGTGCTGCTACACGTCATGTTCATTTTCATCTAGACGGTAATGGCCCTGCTGATTTAACACCACCTAAATTAGAAGAGTGGCCAGAAATTACCTGGGAAGTTGGTGAAAATGTTCGCCGAGTAAATGTTAATGGCTTAACTAAAGCCGATATTGCAGAATGGAAAACTGGCGAAACCGTATTACTGTCAGGGAAAATTTTAACGGGTCGTGATGCGGCACATAAAAAAATTCAAGAGTTATTAGCTTCTGGCGAAGGCTTACCTGCGGGGGTCGATTTCACTAATAAATTTATCTATTACGTTGGCCCCGTTGATGCGATTGGTGATGAAGCGGTAGGTCCTGCTGGCCCAACAACGGCAACACGCATGGATAAATTTACCGAAATGATGTTAGCTGATACTGGCTTATTAGGTACTATCGGTAAAGCTGAGCGAGGCCCAGCAACGGTAGAAAGCATAAAGCAGCATAAGTCGGTTTATTTAATGGCTGTTGGCGGCGCGGCATATTTAGTGTCAAAAGCCATTAAAAAAGCGCGAGTTGTCGCTTTTGAAGAGTTAGGTATGGAAGCTATCTATGAATTTGATGTGGAAGATATGCCCGTTACTGTTGCAGTTGACTCTACAGGTGAGTCAGCACACGTTACTGGACCAGCCATTTGGCAAGCAAAAATTGAAGAGCTCGACGACGCATTAACACCGAAGAAATAA
- a CDS encoding DNA recombination protein RmuC encodes MLTFILDFFQQLSTSQLLFSFSCLFVSLLIGIMLGNINGKASREQLKTLLQQHMQLLIQQQQQLFSEHKFAQHQLFSEQATLQQQQARDDAHMLQSMLHKHQQDFTKTQTVALEQLLDVIAKHNQSNREEQAKSLTIASDKIANKVSELTGATDNRLKEISEQVEKRLADGFEKTSKTFSDIVKRLALIDDAQKKITELSSNVVSLQEVLSDKRSRGAFGEVQLSALIRNVLPEQHFSLQHTLSNNRVADCILWLPEPTGNVVIDAKFPLENYKVMTDIHHSDLTRKAAERQFKADIKKHINDISSKYLIDGETADGAIMFIPAEAIFAEIHRHFPDLVEHANNQRVWLTSPTTLMAVLTTARAVLKDEATREQVHIIKAHLGELSADFSRFKLRFNNLARHIDQASVDVKQIHTSADKISARFDKIEQVDLSQEDKLKAQLLHEKTS; translated from the coding sequence ATGCTAACATTTATCCTCGATTTCTTTCAGCAACTCTCCACATCTCAACTGCTCTTTAGTTTTTCTTGTTTATTCGTGTCTTTATTGATCGGCATTATGCTTGGGAATATAAACGGAAAGGCAAGCCGCGAACAATTAAAAACGCTATTACAGCAGCATATGCAATTACTTATACAGCAACAACAGCAATTATTTTCTGAGCATAAATTTGCACAACATCAATTGTTTTCTGAACAGGCAACATTACAGCAACAGCAGGCGCGTGATGATGCACATATGCTGCAATCAATGTTGCATAAACACCAACAAGATTTTACTAAAACACAAACGGTTGCTCTTGAGCAATTACTAGATGTTATTGCAAAACATAATCAATCAAACCGTGAAGAACAAGCAAAGTCATTAACGATTGCCAGTGATAAAATAGCGAACAAAGTTTCAGAGTTAACTGGTGCAACGGATAATCGTTTAAAAGAAATCAGTGAACAGGTAGAGAAGCGACTTGCGGATGGCTTTGAAAAAACCAGTAAAACGTTTAGCGATATTGTTAAGCGTTTAGCATTAATAGATGATGCACAGAAAAAAATAACAGAATTATCTAGCAACGTAGTATCACTGCAAGAAGTCTTATCTGACAAGCGTTCTCGTGGTGCCTTTGGTGAGGTACAGCTTAGTGCGTTAATTCGTAATGTTTTACCAGAACAACATTTTAGCCTACAACATACTTTGTCTAATAATCGAGTGGCTGATTGTATTTTATGGCTACCAGAACCAACAGGTAACGTTGTTATTGATGCTAAGTTCCCATTAGAAAACTACAAAGTGATGACTGATATACATCACAGCGACTTGACTCGTAAAGCGGCGGAAAGACAATTTAAAGCGGATATAAAAAAACATATTAATGACATAAGCAGTAAGTACTTGATTGATGGTGAAACAGCCGATGGCGCAATTATGTTTATTCCTGCAGAAGCGATATTTGCTGAAATACATCGTCATTTTCCTGATTTAGTGGAGCATGCGAATAATCAAAGGGTTTGGTTAACTTCTCCAACTACGCTAATGGCTGTTTTAACTACAGCCCGAGCGGTACTTAAAGATGAAGCTACACGAGAACAAGTGCATATTATTAAAGCACATCTAGGTGAGCTATCTGCTGACTTTTCCCGATTTAAACTGCGCTTTAATAACCTTGCTCGGCATATTGATCAAGCGTCAGTTGATGTTAAACAAATTCATACCTCGGCAGATAAAATATCTGCTCGGTTCGACAAGATAGAGCAAGTAGACTTATCCCAAGAAGATAAATTAAAGGCACAGTTACTTCATGAAAAAACCAGTTGA